A genomic stretch from Deinococcus cellulosilyticus NBRC 106333 = KACC 11606 includes:
- a CDS encoding DNA methyltransferase, whose translation MWRYTPEQHQKNAEEGRVWWGKDGKNSTPRYKRYLSEVGGIVPRTIWPHQEAGHNQDAVRELAALFGASPFASPKPTKLLERIMHVAGSQMHMDFFAGSGTTAHAAINLSRSGEARHRFLLVEMGEYFDAVTLQRISKVMFAPEWKEGKPNPMPQFSNGLLTNHPEWVERSPRLVQVLKLESFEDSLDALELPQEKQAREQKLQQLWGDRYLLNYMLSDVTAGSSVLVATDRFAHPWSYELRAGQKVDLPETFNLLIGLKVAQWRELHHVDRRYLLVHGVQHGSEQSTLVVWRDIENLDPEAEREWLLTEIENLGWKWEQFDQIYVNADSVLPRAESLDQKFKDEMMSRDRAFVALTSGGVL comes from the coding sequence GTGTGGCGTTACACGCCAGAGCAACACCAGAAAAATGCTGAAGAAGGTCGGGTCTGGTGGGGAAAAGATGGAAAAAACTCTACTCCACGCTATAAACGTTACCTTTCTGAAGTAGGCGGAATCGTGCCTCGAACCATTTGGCCCCATCAGGAAGCAGGCCACAACCAGGACGCCGTTCGAGAATTGGCTGCCCTGTTTGGTGCTTCTCCCTTTGCCTCTCCCAAGCCCACAAAGCTCCTGGAAAGAATCATGCATGTTGCAGGATCACAAATGCACATGGACTTTTTTGCAGGATCAGGCACCACAGCACATGCAGCCATCAACCTGAGCAGATCGGGAGAAGCAAGGCACCGATTCCTGCTGGTCGAAATGGGTGAATATTTTGATGCAGTCACCCTCCAGCGCATCAGCAAAGTCATGTTCGCTCCCGAGTGGAAAGAAGGCAAACCCAACCCCATGCCCCAGTTTTCCAATGGTCTTTTGACCAACCATCCTGAGTGGGTGGAGCGCTCACCCCGTCTGGTTCAGGTCTTAAAGCTGGAATCTTTTGAAGACAGTCTGGATGCGCTGGAGTTGCCTCAAGAGAAGCAAGCCCGTGAGCAGAAGTTGCAGCAACTGTGGGGGGACAGGTACCTGCTGAATTACATGCTGAGTGACGTTACAGCAGGCAGCAGTGTACTGGTCGCCACCGACAGGTTTGCCCATCCCTGGTCTTACGAGCTGAGGGCAGGCCAGAAAGTGGACCTGCCAGAGACCTTCAACCTCCTGATTGGCCTGAAAGTGGCACAATGGCGCGAACTTCACCATGTTGACAGGCGTTACTTGCTGGTGCATGGGGTGCAGCATGGCTCTGAGCAGAGTACCCTGGTGGTCTGGCGGGACATCGAGAACCTTGATCCCGAAGCAGAACGGGAGTGGTTGCTGACTGAAATTGAAAACCTGGGTTGGAAGTGGGAGCAGTTTGACCAGATCTATGTGAATGCGGACTCTGTCCTTCCCCGTGCGGAAAGCCTGGACCAGAAGTTCAAGGACGAGATGATGTCGCGGGACAGGGCTTTCGTGGCCCTCACTTCCGGGGGTGTCCTTTGA